The DNA sequence CCGTGGTTCTTCCATGCGCGTGGCGCTTGAGCTGGTAAAAGAAGGGCAGGCACAAGCCTGTATCAGTGCCGGGAATACTGGGGCGCTGATGGGGCTGGCGAAATTACTGCTCAAGCCGTTAAACGGCATTGAGCGGCCCGCGTTGATGACGGTGTTGCCAAACGTGCAGCGTGGAAAAACGGTGCTGCTGGATTTAGGTGCCAATATTGAGTCAGACAGCGCCCTGCTGGTGCAGTTTGCCGTAATGGGCGCAGTGATGGCCGAAGAGGTGTTAAACATTGGTCATCCACGCGTGGCGCTGCTAAATATTGGTCATGAAGAGACCAAAGGTTTGCAAAGCATCCGCGACGCTGCGGTAATTCTGCGTGAATCGCCGGAAATTAACTATATTGGATACCTCGAAGGAAACGATCTTCTTACCGGAAAGACGGATGTACTTGTATGCGATGGTTTCATCGGCAATGTCACCTTAAAAACGATGGAAGGAGTAGTAAAAACGTTTCTTTCGCTGTTGCAATCACAGGGCGAAGGTAAAAAAAGGGCCTGGTGGCTGTCACTGCTGGGACGCGTGCTGAAAAGGCGTCTGGCTAAGCAGTTCGGCCATCTGAATCCCGACCAGTACAATGGCGCCTGCCTGTTAGGCTTGCGCGGTATCGTGGTGAAAAGTCACGGTAACGCCAGCCAGCACGCATTTTTTGCGGCAATAGAACAGGCAGAGCAGGCGGTGCGGCAGCAACTTCCCGAACGGATTGCTGCCCGCCTTGAAACTGTATTACCTAAGAGTGACTGACGTACATGTATACGAAGATTATCGGTACGGGTAGCTATTTGCCCGAACAGGTGCGGACTAATGCCGATCTGGAAAAAATGGTAGATACATCGGACGAGTGGATTGTCACGCGAACCGGTATTCGTGAACGTCGGATAGCCGCAGCAGACGAAACCGTCGCGACGATGGGCTTCCACGCGGCTGAACGTGCGCTGGAAATGGCCGGTATCGACAAGAACGATATCGGTTTGATCGTGGTTGCCACCACCTCCTCCAGTCATGCTTTCCCAAGTTCAGCCTGCATGATCCAGCAGATGCTGGGTATTGATGATGCCGCATCCTTTGATCTGGCAGCGGCATGCGCAGGCTTTACTTATGCCCTGAGCGTGGCCGATCAGTACATCAAAAACGGCGCAGTAAAAAACGCGCTGGTGATCGGTGCTGACGTGCTGGCGCGTATGCTTGATCCAAACGATCGCGGCACGATCATTCTGTTTGGCGACGGCGCAGGTGCGGTGGTGCTGGGTGCCAGCGAAGAACAGGGCATCATTTCGACCCATCTGCATGCTGATGGCCGCTACGGTCAGCTGTTGACGCTGGCGAATCAGGATCGTGAGCACCAGGAGCAGCCTTCTTACGTCACCATGGCGGGCAACGAAGTGTTTAAGGTTGCCGTAACCGAGCTGGCGCACATCGTAGAAGAGACGCTGAAGGCAAATAATCTTGAGCGTGAAGCCATCGACTGGCTGGTACCGCATCAGGCTAACCTGCGTATTATCAACGCCACCGCGCGCAAGCTGGGCATGGAGATGGATAAAGTGGTTGTGACGCTGGATCGGCACGGCAACACCTCTGCCGCTTCCGTTCCGACCGCGCTGGATGAAGCCGTACGCGATGGCCGTATTAAGCCAGGTCAGCTGGTGCTGCTTGAAGCCTTTGGTGGCGGTTTCACCTGGGGCTCGGCGCTGGTTCGTTTTTGATTAACAGGATATAACAATGACGCAATTTGCAATGGTTTTCCCGGGACAGGGATCGCAGACGGTTGGCATGCTGGCTAACCTGGCAGCTGAAAATCCGCTGGTGGAAAAAACTTTCCGTGAAGCTTCCGATGCGCTGGGTTACGACCTTTGGGCACTGGTGCAGCAGGGGCCGGTTGAAGAATTGAACAAAACCTGGCAAACTCAGCCCGCGCTGCTGGCCGCATCTGTTGCTATTTTCCGCGTTTGGCAGGAAAAAGGCGGATTGACGCCTGCAATGCTGGCAGGACACAGCCTGGGCGAGTATAGTGCGCTGGTTTGCGCGGGCGTGATCGACTTTAGTGATGCGATCAAGCTGGTAGAACTGCGTGGCAAACTGATGCAGGAAGCGGTGCCGGAAGGCACAGGCGCAATGCAGGCGATTATCGGCCTGGATGATGCAGCCATTGCTAAAGCTTGTGAGGAAGCGGCTCAGGGACAAGTTGTCTCCCCGGTCAACTTCAACTCACCCGGTCAGGTTGTTATCGCCGGAAATAAAGAAGCGGTAGAGCGTGCGGGGGCAGCCTGTAAGGCCGCCGGTGCTAAACGCGCTCTGCCACTGCCCGTTAGCGTGCCGTCACACTGCGCGCTGATGAAGCCGGCAGCCGACAAACTGGCTGTTGCGCTGGAAAAGTTAACCTTCAACGCCCCGGTCATTCCGGTGATTAACAACGTTGATGTGAAATGTGAGACCTCAGCAGAGGCGATTCGCAGCGCGCTGGTTCGCCAGCTGTACAGCCCGGTCCGCTGGACCGAATGCGTCGAGTTTATGGCGCAGCAGGGTGTGACGTCGCTGCTGGAAGCTGGGCCTGGCAAAGTACTGACCGGCCTGACAAAACGTATTGTTGATACGCTGACTGCGGCGCCGGTTAACGATCCGGAAAGCCTGGCAGCTGCGCTTTAACAATCAGACGAGGATGAGCATGAGCTTCGAAGGAAAAATCGCGCTGGTTACCGGTGCAAGTCGCGGCATTGGCCGTGCTATCGCGGAAACGCTGGTAGCACGCGGCGCGAAAGTGGTAGGTACAGCGACCAGCCAGAGCGGCGCAGATGCTATCAGCGCTTACCTGGGCAGCAATGGCAAAGGCCTGCTGCTGAATGTAACCGACAGCGCCTCTATTGAGAATGTGTTGGCTACTATTCGTGCTGAATTTGGCGAACCAGACATTTTAGTCAATAATGCTGGCATCACGCGTGATAATCTTCTGATGCGTATGAAAGACGATGAGTGGCAGGATATCCTGGACACGAATCTGACTTCCGTATTCCGCCTGTCAAAAGCGGTAATGCGAGCTATGATGAAGAAGCGCGTGGGCCGAATTATTACCATCGGTTCTGTTGTAGGAACCATGGGTAATGCGGGTCAGGCAAACTACGCTGCAGCAAAAGCGGGTTTGATCGGCTTTAGCAAGTCACTGGCACGAGAAATCGCGTCACGTGGTATTACCGTTAACGTTGTGGCACCTGGTTTCATTGAAACCGACATGACGCGTGCACTGACTGAAGATCAGCGTGCGGGCATTCTGGCGGAAGTGCCAGCGGGTCGCCTTGGCGACGCGCAGGAAATCGCCAATGCCGTTGCATTTTTAGCCTCTGACGAGGCGGCGTACATCACTGGTGAAACGCTGCACGTCAATGGCGGAATGTACATGGTCTGATAATCACGAAAATTATTTGCGTTATTTGCGGGAAAAGCCGCAAAATAGCGTAAATTCGTGGTTTGACCAGCCGGGATTTAGTTGCATCTTTTTCAACATTTTATACACTACGAAAACCATCGCGAAAGCGAGTTTTGATAGGAAATTTAATAGTATGAGCACTATCGAAGAACGCGTTAAGAAAATCATTGGCGAGCAGCTTGGCGTTAAGCAGGAAGAAGTCGTTAACACTGCTTCTTTTGTAGAAGATCTGGGCGCTGATTCTCTTGATACCGTTGAGCTGGTAATGGCTCTGGAAGAAGAGTTTGATACCGAGATTCCGGACGAAGAAGCTGAGAAAATCACTACTGTTCAGGCTGCTATTGATTACATCAATGGTCACCAGGCATAAGTGAGCATCTCCAGGCGGTCACTCGACCGCCTGAGTTTTATCTGTACGTCCCACTGAGTATCCTAATTTCCCTCCCTGGAGGACGAACGTGTCTAAGCGTCGTGTAGTTGTGACCGGTCTTGGCATGTTGTCTCCTGTCGGCAATACCGTAGAGTCTACCTGGAATGCTCTTGTTGCCGGTCAGAGTGGCATCAGCCTGATCGACCATTTTGAAACTAGTGCCTACGCAACGCGTTTTGCTGGCTTAGTAAAGGATTTTAACTGTGAGGAGTACATCTCGCGTAAAGATCAACGCAAGATGGATGCCTTTATTCAATATGGAGTTGTCGCTGGCATTCAGGCCATGCAGGATTCTGGTCTGGTCATTACTGACGAGAATGCCGATCGCATCGGTGCCGCTATCGGTTCTGGTATTGGTGGTCTCGGTCTGATCGAAGAAAACCACGCTTCGCTGGTCAACGGCGGCCCGCGTAAAATCAGTCCTTTCTTCGTTCCTTCCACGATTGTGAACATGATTGCCGGTCATCTGACTATCATGTACGGCATGAAAGGCCCGAGTATTGCCATCTCCACGGCGTGTACTACTGGTGTGCACAATATTGGTCAGGCTGCGCGTATCATCGCTTATAACGATGCAGATGTTATGCTGGCAGGCGGTGCCGAAAAAGGCAGTACGCCATTGGGCATGGGCGGTTTCGGGGCAGCGCGTGCGCTTTCCACCCGTAATGACGATCCGCAGGCGGCAAGCCGCCCGTGGGACAAAGACCGCGACGGCTTCGTGCTGGGCGACGGTGCGGGTATTGTCGTGCTGGAAGAATACGAGCACGCCAAAAAACGCGGCGCGAAAATTTATGCAGAACTGGTGGGCTTTGGCATGAGCAGCGATGCTTACCATATGACCTCCCCACCAGAAAATGGCGCAGGCGCGGCGCTGGCAATGGTTAACGCATTAAAAGATGCGCAGCTCTCGCCAGAGCAAATCGGCTATATCAACGCTCACGGCACGTCTACGCCGGCCGGTGATAAAGCGGAAGCTCAGGCGGTTAAATCCGTCTTTGGTGCCAGTGCAGCCAGCGTAATGGTTAGCTCAACCAAATCCATGACCGGTCACCTGTTAGGTGCGGCAGGCGCTGTAGAATCTATCTACTCGATCCTGGCGCTACGCAATCAGGTTATCCCGCCAACCATCAACCTGGATAATCCGGATGAAGGTTGCGATTTGGATTTTGTGCCTCACACAGCACGTCAGGTAAAAGGCCTGGAGTATGCGTTATGCAACTCCTTTGGTTTTGGCGGAACCAATGGTTCATTGATTTTCCGCAAAATTTAACCTTTATCTGCCTTGAGAGGCCCGCAATTGCGGGCCTTTTTCGTTTTAAAATCGTGCTGCAAACTTCATCTCAGGTGAAACTTTCTGTGGCAGGGATGAATCAGGCGTAGTTAGCGGTTAATCTTTACCGTGAGACGGCAGTCGCTCAGGAGGGACGGTGATGTTAATCAATGGTCGGGCAGTTGAGAATATTGCGGCAAGCGACCGCGCCGTCCAGTTTGGCGATGGCTGTTTTACCACCGGTCGCCTCTGGCAGGGCGAAGTCGTGATGCTTGAAGCGCATCTAAAACGTCTTCGCGAAGCCTGCCATCGTTTGTTCATTCACCATGTCGACTGGGAAGCGTTGCGAGAAGAAATGATGATGGCCGCCGCAACACGCGATGAAGGCGTTATTAAAGTTATCCTGTCGCGTGGATCCGGCGGGCGCGGTTATAGCGCCCGCGGCTGCGAGCAGCCAACCCGCATCGTTTCGCTTTCCGCTTATCCGGCCCGCTATCATCAGCTGCGTCAAACCGGCGCAAAGCTGGCGTTGAGCACGATACGGCTGGGACGCAATCCTCTGCTTGCAGGGATTAAGCATCTTAACCGCCTTGAGCAGGTGCTGATCCGTACAGAGCTTGAGCAGACTGGTGCCGACGAAGCGCTGGTGCTTGACACTGAAGGTCAGCTGGTGGAATGCTGTGCGGCGAATTTATTCTGGCGCAGCGGAAAGCAGGTATTCACTCCCATCCTGAGCGATTCTGGGGTTAATGGCATTCAGCGTCAGTGGGTCATCGCCAGACTGAAGCAACTGGGCAACGCTGTGGCTGAAGTCAGAATGCCACCGGACGTGCTCACGGAAGCAGATGAAGTGCTGATAACTAACGCACTTATGCCGATCTTGCCGGTAAGTCAGATTGAAAACCGGTTTTACCGTAACAGAGAGTTGTTTTACCAGCTTTGCAAGCAAGACGATTTACAGGGAACTTTATGAGAGCAAAACGCAAACTTCTGGTCGGGATTATCGTCCTTGTTATAGCAGGCCTCGCTTACAGCTACTGGCAGATCGGGCAGTTTGCCAGCCAGAAGCTGACGGTCGAAAAGGAAACGATATTTACGCTCCCGGCAGGCTCGGGGCGAGTTGTACTGGAAGCTGAACTCAATCAGCAAAAGATTGTTCCTGACAGCATCTGGTTCGGTTGGTTGCTTAAGCTTGAACCCGAACTGGCGAAATTTAAAGCGGGAACCTATCGCTTTAATCCAGGCATGACGGTTCGTCAGATGCTCGCGCTGCTGGCCAGCGGTAAAGAAGCGCAGTTTCCGGTTCGCTTTGTGGAAGGGACTAAAATGCAGGAGTGGCTTGCCCAGCTTCGGGCCGCGCCCTATATCAAGCACACTCTGCCAGACGATAAGCTGACAACGGTCGCCGACACGCTAAAAATAGCCCCGCAGGATGTTGAAGGCTGGTTTTATCCTGACACCTATTCCTATACGGCTAACACCACAGATGTGGCAATCCTGAAGCGTGCCCACGAGCAGATGGAAAAAACCGTCGACCGGCTTTGGCAGAGCAAAAAAGACGGGCTGCCCTATCGCGATAAAAATGATTTGCTGACCATGGCATCCATTGTGGAAAAAGAAACGGCACTCAGCGAAGAGCGCAGTAAGGTGGCTTCGGTATTTATTAATCGCCTGCGGTTGGGCATGCGGCTGCAAACCGATCCGACGGTGATTTATGGCATAGGCGACAGCTATAAAGGCACGCTGACCCGTAAAGATCTGGAAACGCCGACGGCTTACAATACCTATGTTATTGCCGGCATGCCGCCAGGCCCGATTGCGATGCCGGGCAAAGCCTCCCTGGAAGCGGCCGCCAATCCACTGAAAACCGACTTCCTCTATTTTGTGGCGGACGGCAAAGGCGGTCACACTTTTACCACCAATCTTGCCAGCCATAATCGGGCAGTGCAGGCGTGGCGTCTGGCGGTCAAGGAAAAAAATGAACGGTAAATTTATTGTTATTGAAGGGCTGGAAGGCGCGGGGAAGACCACCGCACGGGATGTCATCGTCGCGACGCTTAAGCAGCAGGGCATCAGTGACATTGTCTTCACCCGGGAACCCGGCGGTACGCCGCTGGCCGAGAAGTTGCGCGATCTTATTAAGCAGGGTATTGCAGGCGAGCGGGTAACCGATCAGGCTGAACTACTCATGCTCTACGCTGCACGTGTTCAGCTGGTGGAGAATGTCATTAAGCCAGCGCTGGCGCGTGGCGCATGGGTGGTGGGCGATCGTCACGATCTCTCTTCCCAGGCGTATCAGGGCGGCGGACGCGGGATGGATACGGCGCTGATGAGCCAGTTAAAACGCAGCGTGCTCGGTGAGTTTGCACCTGATATGACGCTTTATCTGGACGTCACGCCCGAAATTGGTTTGCAGCGCGCCAGAGCTCGCGGCGAGCTGGATCGCATTGAGCAGGAATCACTGAATTTTTTCACCCGCACCCGCGAGCGCTATCTGGCATTGGCCGCCAGCGACAGCCGAATTAAAACCGTTGATGCAACGAAAACGCTCGATGGGGTTTCACAGGCGATCCGCCAGACGTTAACGCAGTGGCTTCAGGAACAGCAATGATCTGGTATCCGTGGCTAAATCAGCCTTACCGTCAAATTATTGCTCAGCATCAGAACGGCCGGCCGCATCATGCTTTACTGCTTCAGGCGCTGCCGGGTATGGGAGATGCCTCGCTGGTATGGGGCATTAGCCGCTGGCTGATGTGCCAGCGGCGTTCCGGGCTGAAAAGCTGCGGTGAGTGCCATGCCTGCCAGCTAATGCAGGCTCACACCCATCCTGACTGGTATGAACTCAGCGCCGAAAAGGGCAAAAGCTCGCTGGGTATTGACGCGGTGCGCAGCGTAACCGAAAAGCTTTATCACCATGCTCAACAGGGCGGGGCGAAAGTCGTCTGGGTGCCGGATGCATCGCAGCTCACCGAGGCCGCAGCCAACGCGTTGCTAAAGACGTTAGAAGAGCCGCCCAAAAATACCTGGTTTCTGCTGTGCTGTCAGCAACCGGGCAGTTTGCTGGCCACGCTGCGCAGCCGCTGCCTCACTCTTCATCTTGCTGCGCCAGATGAAGGCCAGAGCCTGAACTGGCTACAAAAGCAGACGCCTGCGCCACAAAGTGATGCGCTCGCCGCTTTACGGTTGAGCGGCGGTGCACCCGCAGCGGCAGAACAGCTGCTGGGAGAGAAGAACTGGGCAGCGCGTCAGGCGCTGTGTCAGGCACTGCCGAAGGCGCTGAATGGCGATATGCTATCCTTGCAGCCCGTATTGAATCAGGATGATGCAGTACGCCGTATTGGCTGGCTGTGTGCGCTGCTGGTGGATGCGCTTAAATGGCAACAGGGCGGCGGACGCTTTATTGCCAACGTCGACCAGCAAACACTGGTTGCGGGTATCGCTCAGCTGCTGCCCGGAAGCGCAATGGATGCCAGCGTGCGGCAGTGGATGATCTGTCGCGATCGCCTGCTGAATGTACCAGCCGTTAACCGTGAATTATTATTGACCGACCAGCTACTGGCATGGGAGCAAATGCTGCATGCCACTACAGCGGGTTTACCGAACTAGAGAGTTATTATGTTTTTAGTGGATTCGCACTGCCATCTTGATGGCCTGGATTATGAAAAGCTTCATCAGGACGTCGACGATGTGTTGGCCAAGGCCGCGGCACGCGACGTAAAATTTATGCTGGCCGTGGCGACGACCTTACCGGGTTATAAAGCGATGACTCAGCTGATTGGCGACCGTCCCAACGTTGCTTACTCCTGCGGCGTTCATCCCCTGAATCAGAATGAGCCTTACGACTTTGCCGAGCTGCGTCAGCTGGCGGCTGACGAGCGGGTAATCGCGATGGGCGAAACCGGACTTGATTACTACTATCAGCAGGATACCAAAGCCCAGCAGCAGGCTTCCTTTCGGGAACATATCCGTATCGGCCGGGATCTGAACAAGCCGGTGATTGTTCACACGCGTGATGCACGAGAAGACACGCTGGCGATCCTGAAAGAAGAGAAGGTTGAAGGCTGTGGCGGCGTCCTGCACTGTTTTACTGAAGATCGCGACACCGCTGAAAAGCTGCTGGATATGGGCTTCTATATCTCTTTCTCTGGCATCGTCACTTTCCGTAATGCAGAGACAATCCGTGAAGCGGCTCGCTACATTCCGCTGGACAGAATCCTGGTTGAGACAGATTCTCCTTATCTTGCCCCGGTTCCGTATCGCGGCAAAGAGAATCAGCCAGCCTATACGCGTGACGTGGCGGAATATATGGCCGTATTAAAAAACGTGAGCCTTGAGGTGCTGGCGCAGGCCACTACTGAGAATTTCTCTCGCTTATTCCATGTGCCGCCATCTCGCCTGACGGACAATTAATTTATTTTATTGCTCGTAATTAAAATGTGAAAAGTGTAACGCCGCATCGCTCTTGCCGGGCCATGCGGCTTTTTTATGGGCAAAAACTGGCAATTGCGCGCGAAATAAACTACACAGCAGGCGGTTGTTGAACGAAACGTGATAGCCATCAAACTAATTTTACCCGAATTATTTTACAGTCCGTAATAAATACCGAGGGCGTTAATCGCTCCATTCATAGCGGGTCCTCCCCCGTTATCGCGCGAACCAGCGCGTAATAAAAAGCACTCATACTCAGGAGTTTCACACTATGTTCAAAAATGCATTTGCAAACCTGCAAAAGGTCGGTAAATCGCTGATGCTGCCGGTGTCGGTTCTGCCGATAGCCGGTATTCTGCTTGGCGTAGGTTCAGCCAACTTCAGCTGGCTGCCCGCAGTTGTCTCGCATGTTATGGCTGAAGCAGGGGGATCGGTATTCGCCAATATGCCGCTGATCTTCGCAATTGGCGTGGCGTTAGGCTTTACCAACAACGACGGTGTCTCGGCACTGGCCGCGGTTGTCGCTTATGGCATTATGGTGAAAACCATGGCGGTGGTCGCACCATTAGTGATTCATCTGCCTGCTGAAGAGATTGTGGCACGCCATCTGGCCGATACCGGCGTGCTCGGGGGGATTATTGCCGGTTCGATTGCCGCCTATATGTTCAACCGTTTTTATCGTATCAAGCTGCCTGAATATCTCGGCTTCTTTGCCGGCAAACGCTTTGTACCGATTATTTCCGGTTTTACCGCTATTTTTGTCGGGGTGGTACTCTCCTTTATCTGGCCTCCGGTGGGTTC is a window from the Pantoea sp. CCBC3-3-1 genome containing:
- the acpP gene encoding acyl carrier protein; its protein translation is MSTIEERVKKIIGEQLGVKQEEVVNTASFVEDLGADSLDTVELVMALEEEFDTEIPDEEAEKITTVQAAIDYINGHQA
- the fabD gene encoding ACP S-malonyltransferase, encoding MTQFAMVFPGQGSQTVGMLANLAAENPLVEKTFREASDALGYDLWALVQQGPVEELNKTWQTQPALLAASVAIFRVWQEKGGLTPAMLAGHSLGEYSALVCAGVIDFSDAIKLVELRGKLMQEAVPEGTGAMQAIIGLDDAAIAKACEEAAQGQVVSPVNFNSPGQVVIAGNKEAVERAGAACKAAGAKRALPLPVSVPSHCALMKPAADKLAVALEKLTFNAPVIPVINNVDVKCETSAEAIRSALVRQLYSPVRWTECVEFMAQQGVTSLLEAGPGKVLTGLTKRIVDTLTAAPVNDPESLAAAL
- the holB gene encoding DNA polymerase III subunit delta' is translated as MIWYPWLNQPYRQIIAQHQNGRPHHALLLQALPGMGDASLVWGISRWLMCQRRSGLKSCGECHACQLMQAHTHPDWYELSAEKGKSSLGIDAVRSVTEKLYHHAQQGGAKVVWVPDASQLTEAAANALLKTLEEPPKNTWFLLCCQQPGSLLATLRSRCLTLHLAAPDEGQSLNWLQKQTPAPQSDALAALRLSGGAPAAAEQLLGEKNWAARQALCQALPKALNGDMLSLQPVLNQDDAVRRIGWLCALLVDALKWQQGGGRFIANVDQQTLVAGIAQLLPGSAMDASVRQWMICRDRLLNVPAVNRELLLTDQLLAWEQMLHATTAGLPN
- the tmk gene encoding dTMP kinase, with translation MNGKFIVIEGLEGAGKTTARDVIVATLKQQGISDIVFTREPGGTPLAEKLRDLIKQGIAGERVTDQAELLMLYAARVQLVENVIKPALARGAWVVGDRHDLSSQAYQGGGRGMDTALMSQLKRSVLGEFAPDMTLYLDVTPEIGLQRARARGELDRIEQESLNFFTRTRERYLALAASDSRIKTVDATKTLDGVSQAIRQTLTQWLQEQQ
- the mltG gene encoding endolytic transglycosylase MltG; the protein is MRAKRKLLVGIIVLVIAGLAYSYWQIGQFASQKLTVEKETIFTLPAGSGRVVLEAELNQQKIVPDSIWFGWLLKLEPELAKFKAGTYRFNPGMTVRQMLALLASGKEAQFPVRFVEGTKMQEWLAQLRAAPYIKHTLPDDKLTTVADTLKIAPQDVEGWFYPDTYSYTANTTDVAILKRAHEQMEKTVDRLWQSKKDGLPYRDKNDLLTMASIVEKETALSEERSKVASVFINRLRLGMRLQTDPTVIYGIGDSYKGTLTRKDLETPTAYNTYVIAGMPPGPIAMPGKASLEAAANPLKTDFLYFVADGKGGHTFTTNLASHNRAVQAWRLAVKEKNER
- a CDS encoding beta-ketoacyl-ACP synthase III produces the protein MYTKIIGTGSYLPEQVRTNADLEKMVDTSDEWIVTRTGIRERRIAAADETVATMGFHAAERALEMAGIDKNDIGLIVVATTSSSHAFPSSACMIQQMLGIDDAASFDLAAACAGFTYALSVADQYIKNGAVKNALVIGADVLARMLDPNDRGTIILFGDGAGAVVLGASEEQGIISTHLHADGRYGQLLTLANQDREHQEQPSYVTMAGNEVFKVAVTELAHIVEETLKANNLEREAIDWLVPHQANLRIINATARKLGMEMDKVVVTLDRHGNTSAASVPTALDEAVRDGRIKPGQLVLLEAFGGGFTWGSALVRF
- a CDS encoding metal-dependent hydrolase, whose translation is MFLVDSHCHLDGLDYEKLHQDVDDVLAKAAARDVKFMLAVATTLPGYKAMTQLIGDRPNVAYSCGVHPLNQNEPYDFAELRQLAADERVIAMGETGLDYYYQQDTKAQQQASFREHIRIGRDLNKPVIVHTRDAREDTLAILKEEKVEGCGGVLHCFTEDRDTAEKLLDMGFYISFSGIVTFRNAETIREAARYIPLDRILVETDSPYLAPVPYRGKENQPAYTRDVAEYMAVLKNVSLEVLAQATTENFSRLFHVPPSRLTDN
- the fabG gene encoding 3-oxoacyl-ACP reductase FabG gives rise to the protein MSFEGKIALVTGASRGIGRAIAETLVARGAKVVGTATSQSGADAISAYLGSNGKGLLLNVTDSASIENVLATIRAEFGEPDILVNNAGITRDNLLMRMKDDEWQDILDTNLTSVFRLSKAVMRAMMKKRVGRIITIGSVVGTMGNAGQANYAAAKAGLIGFSKSLAREIASRGITVNVVAPGFIETDMTRALTEDQRAGILAEVPAGRLGDAQEIANAVAFLASDEAAYITGETLHVNGGMYMV
- the pabC gene encoding aminodeoxychorismate lyase, with protein sequence MMLINGRAVENIAASDRAVQFGDGCFTTGRLWQGEVVMLEAHLKRLREACHRLFIHHVDWEALREEMMMAAATRDEGVIKVILSRGSGGRGYSARGCEQPTRIVSLSAYPARYHQLRQTGAKLALSTIRLGRNPLLAGIKHLNRLEQVLIRTELEQTGADEALVLDTEGQLVECCAANLFWRSGKQVFTPILSDSGVNGIQRQWVIARLKQLGNAVAEVRMPPDVLTEADEVLITNALMPILPVSQIENRFYRNRELFYQLCKQDDLQGTL
- the fabF gene encoding beta-ketoacyl-ACP synthase II — its product is MSKRRVVVTGLGMLSPVGNTVESTWNALVAGQSGISLIDHFETSAYATRFAGLVKDFNCEEYISRKDQRKMDAFIQYGVVAGIQAMQDSGLVITDENADRIGAAIGSGIGGLGLIEENHASLVNGGPRKISPFFVPSTIVNMIAGHLTIMYGMKGPSIAISTACTTGVHNIGQAARIIAYNDADVMLAGGAEKGSTPLGMGGFGAARALSTRNDDPQAASRPWDKDRDGFVLGDGAGIVVLEEYEHAKKRGAKIYAELVGFGMSSDAYHMTSPPENGAGAALAMVNALKDAQLSPEQIGYINAHGTSTPAGDKAEAQAVKSVFGASAASVMVSSTKSMTGHLLGAAGAVESIYSILALRNQVIPPTINLDNPDEGCDLDFVPHTARQVKGLEYALCNSFGFGGTNGSLIFRKI
- the plsX gene encoding phosphate acyltransferase PlsX, which gives rise to MTRLTLAIDAMGGDFGPCVTVPAAMQALASHSQLHLLLVGDPDKITSLLAKADSALRARLQIIPAESVIASDAKPSQAIRHSRGSSMRVALELVKEGQAQACISAGNTGALMGLAKLLLKPLNGIERPALMTVLPNVQRGKTVLLDLGANIESDSALLVQFAVMGAVMAEEVLNIGHPRVALLNIGHEETKGLQSIRDAAVILRESPEINYIGYLEGNDLLTGKTDVLVCDGFIGNVTLKTMEGVVKTFLSLLQSQGEGKKRAWWLSLLGRVLKRRLAKQFGHLNPDQYNGACLLGLRGIVVKSHGNASQHAFFAAIEQAEQAVRQQLPERIAARLETVLPKSD